One genomic region from Anabaena sp. PCC 7108 encodes:
- a CDS encoding mechanosensitive ion channel family protein translates to MRFKFLAIAVSMAVTVVSVPKATAQIPLFPYLPTPSSASNNSENQTASEWIYLDGRPLFRITGSKNDISQRVQNIQLNLQEISQDYFQSSTQKLKVQIRTVNALPVIYVNDKYLMTINSLDAKLRDVDALNLANQIVGDLQKELEKSKEERQTSSLISQSKIAGGISLAMILSSLLIYRYQRRSQKDDLEPIPPIDQIEQPITTQLNQQQHQHLVEVKKRLFQLTQTGIWGSGSFIILGLFPYTRALQLGILTAAQIPLKVGVVVLGTYVTIRFSYALIDKFTTTLISGGVLLNSETSERMQLRVSTFSGVTKSITTLIWIGVGILLALVALGIDIVPLLAGAGLIGVAVSLASQNLIKDAINGFLIILEDQYALGDVINVGDVGGLVENLNLRMTQVRDAEGRLITIPNSEVKIVANLSSRWSRADLTIPVSYQTNIDEALKLITNVALEMNQEPFWKRQIVEKPSILGIDNFSDRGLIIRVWIKTQPLKQWDVAREYRRRLKIALDKAGVSISVPQQEIWVNNTQLFNSQNNGKSELPSITAPEI, encoded by the coding sequence GTGCGTTTTAAATTTTTGGCCATCGCAGTTTCAATGGCTGTTACCGTTGTTTCTGTACCAAAAGCTACAGCCCAGATTCCTCTTTTTCCTTATTTGCCAACTCCTAGCAGTGCGAGTAATAATTCTGAAAACCAAACTGCTTCGGAATGGATTTATTTAGATGGCCGTCCATTATTTCGGATAACTGGATCAAAAAACGATATTTCCCAACGGGTACAAAATATCCAACTTAATTTACAGGAAATTAGCCAAGATTACTTTCAATCATCTACACAAAAGCTGAAGGTGCAGATTCGCACAGTCAACGCTTTACCAGTAATTTATGTCAATGATAAATATCTCATGACTATTAATTCACTGGATGCTAAATTACGTGATGTAGATGCTTTAAATTTGGCTAATCAAATTGTCGGAGATTTGCAGAAAGAGCTAGAAAAATCCAAGGAAGAACGCCAAACTTCATCTTTAATCAGCCAAAGTAAAATTGCTGGTGGTATTTCTTTGGCAATGATTTTGTCAAGTTTACTAATATATCGTTATCAACGTCGTTCTCAAAAAGATGATTTAGAGCCAATTCCCCCAATTGACCAAATAGAACAACCAATTACAACCCAACTAAATCAACAGCAACATCAGCATTTAGTAGAAGTCAAAAAAAGACTATTTCAATTAACACAAACAGGTATTTGGGGAAGTGGAAGTTTCATTATTTTGGGTTTATTTCCCTACACAAGAGCATTACAATTAGGGATTCTTACAGCTGCCCAAATTCCTTTAAAAGTTGGTGTTGTAGTTTTAGGGACTTACGTAACTATTCGTTTTAGTTATGCCCTAATTGACAAATTTACCACGACATTAATTAGTGGTGGTGTTTTATTAAATTCAGAAACTTCTGAACGGATGCAACTGCGAGTTTCCACATTTTCAGGAGTGACAAAAAGTATTACTACCTTGATTTGGATCGGAGTTGGTATTTTACTCGCGTTGGTTGCATTAGGTATAGATATAGTTCCCTTATTAGCGGGTGCTGGTTTAATAGGTGTAGCTGTATCTCTCGCTTCTCAAAACTTAATCAAAGATGCAATTAACGGCTTTTTAATTATTCTCGAAGACCAATATGCCCTTGGTGATGTAATTAATGTCGGAGATGTGGGAGGATTAGTAGAAAATTTAAATCTGCGGATGACTCAAGTTCGGGATGCAGAAGGACGTTTGATTACAATTCCTAACAGTGAAGTGAAAATTGTTGCTAATCTTTCTAGTCGCTGGTCACGAGCTGATTTAACTATTCCAGTTTCTTACCAAACTAACATTGATGAGGCTTTAAAGTTAATCACAAATGTGGCTTTAGAAATGAATCAAGAACCTTTCTGGAAGCGGCAAATTGTGGAAAAACCAAGTATTTTGGGAATTGATAATTTTAGCGATCGCGGTTTGATTATCCGTGTATGGATTAAAACTCAGCCTCTTAAACAATGGGATGTAGCGCGAGAATACCGTCGTCGTTTAAAAATTGCTTTAGATAAAGCCGGGGTTTCAATTTCCGTTCCGCAACAAGAAATTTGGGTCAATAATACTCAGTTGTTTAACTCTCAGAATAATGGTAAGTCTGAATTACCCTCAATTACAGCACCGGAAATCTAA
- the namA gene encoding NADPH dehydrogenase NamA, protein MPHLFEPLNQRSVTFSNRIAVSPMCQYSSENGFANDWHFIHLVSRAVGGAGLVITEAAAVEAPGRITPQDLGIWEDAHIEMLARIVESLHRHGSVAGIQLAHAGRKASTATPGDGDGVLWESEGGWRAIAPSAIPFESESPTPKALSIEEIQNLIESFVNAARRSLEAGFDVIEIHSAHGYLLHEFLSPLSNQRTDEYGGSFENRIRFLCEVVQAVRNILPDQTPLWVRISATDWVSNGWDIEQSIALCSKLKSLGVDLIDCSSGGIVPGEKIPVGAGYQTSFSDRIRREAKIATGAVGMITAPEQADHIIRTGQADIVLIGREMLRDPYWARRAAKQLRQSVSVPIQYDRAWK, encoded by the coding sequence ATGCCACATTTATTTGAACCATTGAATCAACGCAGTGTTACCTTTAGTAATCGCATTGCAGTTTCTCCCATGTGTCAATATTCCAGCGAAAATGGGTTCGCTAATGATTGGCATTTTATTCACCTTGTGAGTCGTGCCGTGGGAGGTGCAGGACTTGTAATTACTGAAGCAGCGGCAGTTGAAGCCCCAGGAAGAATCACGCCGCAAGATTTGGGAATTTGGGAAGATGCCCACATTGAAATGCTGGCAAGAATTGTAGAGTCGCTTCATCGTCATGGATCTGTGGCAGGAATTCAGCTTGCCCATGCAGGACGAAAAGCTAGTACAGCCACTCCTGGGGATGGTGATGGAGTGCTTTGGGAATCTGAAGGGGGATGGAGAGCGATCGCTCCCAGTGCTATTCCATTTGAGTCAGAAAGTCCTACTCCCAAAGCATTGAGTATCGAAGAAATTCAAAACCTGATCGAATCATTTGTGAATGCTGCTCGACGTTCTCTAGAAGCAGGATTCGACGTGATTGAAATTCACTCGGCTCACGGTTATCTATTGCATGAATTTCTCTCTCCACTAAGCAATCAACGGACGGATGAATACGGTGGTAGTTTTGAAAATCGCATCCGGTTTTTATGTGAAGTTGTTCAAGCCGTAAGAAATATTTTACCGGATCAAACTCCGCTTTGGGTGCGTATTTCTGCAACTGATTGGGTTAGTAATGGCTGGGATATTGAACAAAGTATTGCTCTTTGCAGTAAATTAAAATCACTGGGTGTTGATTTAATTGATTGCTCCTCAGGTGGAATTGTCCCTGGTGAAAAAATTCCCGTTGGTGCTGGTTATCAAACATCATTTAGCGATCGCATTCGCCGCGAAGCCAAAATTGCTACTGGTGCTGTTGGCATGATTACAGCACCCGAACAAGCGGATCATATCATTCGTACAGGTCAAGCAGACATAGTGTTAATCGGTAGAGAGATGTTGCGTGATCCTTACTGGGCAAGGCGGGCAGCCAAGCAACTGCGCCAATCCGTATCGGTTCCGATTCAGTACGATCGCGCCTGGAAGTAA
- a CDS encoding glycosyltransferase family 4 protein, with amino-acid sequence MKILFLDQSGKPGGAELCLIDIAKSYQKSSLVGLFADGDFRKLLEKNQIPVEVLATQVINVRKQSSLLQALGSVGQLTPLIYKVVQRAREYDLIYANTQKALVVGAIASFFARRPLVYHLHDILSAEHFSKTNLRVAVTLVNRFSSLVIANSEASKTAFLEAGGKPNIIEVVYNGFESDNYQTCETEIKNLKQELGIEDKFVVGHFSRLSPWKGQHILINALVECPENVIAVLVGDALFGEQDYVQDLHQKVAALGLENRVKFLGFRSDIPQLMAMCDVVAHTSTAPEPFGRVIVEGMLCGKPVIAAKAGGAMELVEDGINGFLVTPGESQELAQVINTCVQEPEKIATIANYARTNASERFDVKIINQQIQKLLQSLF; translated from the coding sequence ATGAAGATTCTTTTTTTAGATCAAAGTGGAAAACCAGGTGGTGCAGAATTATGTTTAATTGATATTGCTAAATCCTATCAAAAAAGCTCCTTGGTTGGTTTATTTGCAGATGGTGATTTTAGGAAGTTACTAGAAAAGAATCAAATTCCTGTTGAAGTTTTAGCGACTCAAGTTATTAATGTTCGTAAACAAAGCAGTTTGTTACAAGCTTTAGGTAGTGTGGGACAACTCACTCCTCTCATTTATAAGGTTGTTCAACGTGCCAGAGAATATGATTTAATTTACGCTAATACTCAAAAGGCTTTAGTTGTAGGTGCAATAGCGAGTTTTTTCGCTCGTCGTCCTTTGGTTTATCATTTACATGATATTCTTTCTGCAGAACACTTTAGCAAAACTAATCTGCGGGTTGCTGTTACTTTAGTTAATCGGTTCTCTTCATTGGTAATCGCTAATTCTGAAGCTAGTAAAACTGCATTTTTAGAAGCAGGAGGTAAACCCAATATTATTGAAGTAGTTTATAATGGTTTTGAATCGGATAATTATCAAACTTGTGAAACTGAGATTAAAAATTTAAAACAAGAATTAGGAATAGAAGATAAATTTGTGGTTGGACATTTTAGCCGTCTTTCTCCCTGGAAAGGACAGCATATTTTAATTAATGCACTTGTTGAATGTCCGGAAAATGTGATAGCAGTTCTTGTTGGTGATGCTTTATTTGGTGAACAAGATTATGTACAAGATTTACACCAAAAAGTTGCCGCACTAGGTTTAGAAAATCGGGTGAAGTTTTTAGGATTTCGCTCAGATATTCCCCAATTAATGGCAATGTGTGATGTAGTGGCACATACTTCCACTGCACCAGAACCTTTTGGAAGAGTGATTGTGGAAGGGATGCTGTGTGGTAAACCTGTGATTGCTGCTAAAGCCGGCGGTGCAATGGAATTGGTGGAAGATGGAATTAATGGTTTTTTAGTCACACCAGGAGAATCTCAAGAATTAGCACAAGTGATTAATACCTGCGTTCAGGAACCAGAGAAAATTGCAACTATCGCCAATTATGCTAGAACTAATGCTAGTGAACGTTTTGATGTGAAGATTATTAATCAGCAAATTCAAAAGTTACTGCAATCATTATTTTAA
- a CDS encoding glycosyltransferase family 4 protein, with translation MEDNQKNCKSASSASILTLGTGWFPKTPGGLERYIYELTHKLAAHKDQVELCGVGLPMDEKDTPIKLTNLASPDSSISQRFWSIRNKFKKTRLGKPDAINLHFALYSFPILDILPKGVPITFNFHGPWASESQEEVVNKKLSIWLKQQLIEKNTYNRCDRFIVLSKAFGHILHQKYQIPWNKIHIIPGGVDINHFQANLSRQDARKQLGWPSSQQILFTSRRLVNRMGIDKLLEAIAIIKPNIPDIWLAIAGRGHIQELLQQQAIELGLENNVKFLGFLPEKELPIAYQAADLTIMPSQSFEGFGLAILESLACGTPVICTPVGGMPEIVQGFSPDLITNSTTVESISEKIEQALLGKIYLPSREECRAYTTTNYDWTNIAQKVRQVLLA, from the coding sequence GTGGAAGATAATCAAAAAAATTGTAAATCAGCATCATCTGCATCTATTTTAACATTGGGAACAGGTTGGTTTCCTAAAACCCCTGGAGGTTTGGAAAGGTATATTTATGAACTAACTCATAAATTAGCAGCACATAAAGACCAAGTAGAATTATGTGGTGTAGGTTTACCAATGGATGAAAAAGATACACCTATTAAGTTAACTAATTTAGCTTCCCCAGATAGTTCTATTTCGCAACGGTTTTGGTCAATTCGTAATAAATTTAAGAAAACAAGATTAGGTAAACCTGATGCAATAAATTTGCATTTCGCATTATATAGTTTTCCAATTTTAGATATTTTACCTAAGGGAGTACCAATTACTTTTAATTTTCATGGACCTTGGGCTTCCGAAAGTCAGGAGGAAGTAGTAAATAAGAAACTAAGTATTTGGCTAAAGCAGCAGTTGATAGAAAAAAATACTTATAATAGATGTGATCGTTTTATTGTTCTTAGTAAAGCTTTTGGTCACATTTTACATCAAAAATACCAAATTCCTTGGAACAAAATTCACATCATTCCTGGTGGAGTTGATATTAATCACTTTCAAGCAAATTTATCACGTCAAGATGCAAGAAAACAACTAGGTTGGCCCAGTAGTCAGCAAATATTATTCACTTCCCGTCGCTTAGTTAATCGCATGGGAATTGATAAATTACTAGAAGCTATAGCCATAATTAAACCCAATATTCCTGATATTTGGTTAGCTATAGCTGGCCGTGGTCATATCCAAGAATTACTTCAACAACAAGCTATAGAATTAGGACTAGAAAACAACGTTAAATTTTTAGGTTTTTTACCAGAGAAAGAGTTACCAATTGCTTACCAAGCGGCTGATTTAACTATTATGCCTAGTCAATCTTTTGAAGGGTTTGGATTAGCTATTCTTGAATCTTTAGCTTGTGGTACTCCTGTTATCTGTACTCCTGTGGGAGGTATGCCAGAAATTGTACAGGGATTTTCACCGGATTTAATTACTAATTCTACTACTGTTGAAAGCATTTCTGAAAAAATAGAACAAGCACTATTAGGTAAAATTTATTTACCTTCTCGAGAAGAATGTCGTGCTTACACAACTACAAATTACGACTGGACTAATATTGCTCAAAAGGTGCGGCAGGTGCTTTTGGCTTAA